From a region of the Tenggerimyces flavus genome:
- a CDS encoding valine--tRNA ligase yields the protein MSAAQPELPPAFVPADVEGPLYDSWVERGYFAPSGKEDAEPYSIVIPPPNVTGSLHVGHALDHTIQDILIRRRRMQGYDALWLPGMDHAGIATQNVVERELAKEGLSRHDLGRDEFVKRVWQWKAESGGRILGQMKRLGDSVDWDRESFTMDEQRSRAVLTMFKRLYEDGLAYRAERIINWCPRCLTALSDIEVEHSDDEGELVYIRYGEGDSSIVVATTRAETMLGDTGVAVHPEDERYKHLIGTEVELPLTGRRIPVVGDEHVDPEFGTGAVKVTPAHDPNDFEIGRRHDLPSFTVMDEHGVITAHGPFQGLDRFEARPAVVAALRAEGRIDKEVRPYRHAVGHCQRCDTVVEPRVSLQWFVKVAPLAEAASAAVREGRIAIHPPEMAKRYFDWVDNMHDWCISRQLWWGHRIPVWYGPDGETVCVGPDEEPPSGDGWTQDADVLDTWFSSGLWPVTTLGWPDSTEDLARYYPTSVLVTGYDILFFWVARMVMFGLHAMRDQGPEGAVPFKTVVLHGMVRDAHGKKMSKSFGNVVDPLDWIDRYGADATRFTLARGANPGSDVPVSEEWCQGSRNFTTKLWNATRFALLNGASASSPVPPAASLTAADRWILSRLHTVIAEVDAYYEGYEFAKVCETIQAFAWNEFCDWYVELAKTSLNAGGAAADASRAVLGHVLERLFRLLHPVMPFVTERLWLALTGGESIVVSSWPSAESSYLDAAAEAELAAVQRLVTEVRRFRADQGLKDGQRVPARLVGIESTVLVAHEPAIRTLLRLETPADGFAPTASLLVENVTVELDTAGTIDVAAERKRLEKDLAAARKEKAQSEGKLGNAQFLDKAPPPVVEKVRAQLATAETEITRLESQLAGLPTA from the coding sequence ATGAGTGCAGCGCAACCCGAGCTCCCCCCGGCGTTCGTTCCGGCCGACGTCGAGGGACCGCTCTACGACAGCTGGGTCGAACGCGGCTACTTCGCGCCCTCCGGCAAAGAGGATGCCGAGCCGTACAGCATCGTGATCCCGCCGCCGAACGTCACGGGCTCGCTGCACGTCGGCCACGCGCTCGACCACACCATCCAGGACATCCTCATCCGTCGCCGCCGGATGCAGGGGTACGACGCGCTCTGGCTGCCCGGCATGGACCACGCCGGCATCGCGACGCAGAACGTCGTCGAGCGCGAGCTCGCCAAGGAGGGCCTCAGCAGGCACGACCTCGGCCGCGACGAGTTCGTCAAGCGGGTCTGGCAATGGAAGGCCGAGTCCGGCGGCCGGATCCTCGGCCAGATGAAGCGGCTCGGCGACTCCGTCGACTGGGACCGCGAGTCGTTCACGATGGACGAGCAGCGCTCGCGCGCCGTCCTCACGATGTTCAAGCGGCTGTACGAGGACGGCCTCGCGTACCGCGCCGAACGCATCATCAACTGGTGCCCGCGCTGCCTCACCGCGCTGTCCGACATCGAGGTCGAGCACTCCGACGACGAGGGTGAGCTCGTCTACATCCGTTACGGGGAAGGTGATTCCTCGATCGTCGTCGCGACGACGCGAGCCGAGACGATGCTGGGTGACACCGGCGTCGCGGTTCACCCCGAGGACGAACGGTACAAGCACCTGATCGGCACCGAGGTCGAGCTGCCGCTCACCGGCCGCCGCATCCCGGTGGTCGGCGACGAGCACGTCGACCCCGAGTTCGGCACGGGCGCGGTCAAGGTGACGCCCGCGCACGACCCGAACGACTTCGAGATCGGCCGCCGCCACGACCTGCCGAGCTTCACCGTGATGGACGAGCACGGCGTGATCACCGCGCACGGCCCGTTCCAGGGACTCGACCGGTTCGAGGCGCGGCCCGCCGTCGTCGCGGCTCTGCGCGCGGAAGGGCGGATCGACAAGGAGGTCCGCCCGTACCGGCACGCCGTCGGCCACTGCCAGCGCTGCGACACGGTGGTCGAGCCGCGGGTCTCGCTGCAGTGGTTCGTGAAGGTCGCCCCGTTGGCAGAGGCCGCGAGCGCCGCCGTACGCGAAGGACGCATCGCGATTCACCCGCCGGAGATGGCGAAACGCTACTTCGACTGGGTCGACAACATGCACGACTGGTGCATCTCCCGGCAGCTGTGGTGGGGGCACCGGATCCCGGTCTGGTACGGCCCCGACGGCGAGACCGTCTGCGTCGGACCGGACGAGGAGCCGCCGTCCGGCGACGGCTGGACCCAGGACGCGGACGTTCTCGACACCTGGTTCTCCTCCGGGCTCTGGCCGGTGACGACCCTCGGCTGGCCGGACTCGACGGAAGACCTGGCGCGCTACTACCCGACCAGCGTGCTGGTCACCGGGTACGACATCTTGTTCTTCTGGGTCGCGCGGATGGTGATGTTCGGCCTGCACGCGATGCGGGACCAGGGGCCGGAGGGGGCGGTGCCGTTCAAGACCGTCGTCCTACACGGCATGGTCCGCGATGCGCACGGCAAGAAGATGTCGAAGTCGTTCGGCAACGTGGTCGACCCGCTGGACTGGATCGACCGGTACGGCGCCGACGCGACCCGTTTCACCTTGGCCCGTGGGGCGAACCCCGGATCGGACGTCCCGGTCTCGGAGGAGTGGTGCCAGGGCTCGCGTAACTTCACCACGAAGCTGTGGAACGCGACGCGTTTCGCCTTGCTCAACGGGGCTTCCGCCTCGTCGCCCGTGCCGCCGGCCGCCTCATTGACCGCTGCGGACCGGTGGATCCTGTCGCGGCTGCACACGGTGATCGCCGAGGTCGACGCGTACTACGAGGGGTACGAGTTCGCCAAGGTGTGCGAGACGATCCAGGCGTTCGCGTGGAACGAGTTCTGCGACTGGTACGTGGAGCTGGCGAAGACCTCGCTCAACGCCGGCGGCGCCGCCGCGGACGCCTCGCGGGCGGTGCTCGGCCACGTCCTGGAGCGGTTGTTCCGGCTGCTGCATCCGGTGATGCCGTTCGTCACCGAGCGGCTCTGGCTCGCGCTGACCGGCGGCGAGTCGATCGTCGTGTCTTCGTGGCCGTCGGCCGAGTCGTCGTACCTCGACGCCGCTGCCGAGGCCGAGCTGGCCGCGGTGCAGCGGCTGGTGACGGAGGTGCGGCGGTTCCGCGCCGACCAGGGCTTGAAGGACGGCCAGCGCGTGCCGGCTCGCCTGGTCGGGATCGAATCGACGGTGCTGGTCGCGCACGAGCCGGCGATCCGTACGTTGCTGCGGCTGGAAACGCCGGCCGACGGCTTCGCCCCGACCGCGTCGCTGCTGGTGGAGAACGTGACCGTCGAGCTCGACACCGCCGGCACCATCGACGTCGCGGCCGAGCGGAAGCGGCTGGAGAAGGACCTCGCCGCGGCCCGGAAGGAGAAGGCGCAGTCGGAGGGCAAGCTGGGCAACGCCCAGTTCCTCGACAAAGCCCCGCCCCCGGTCGTCGAGAAGGTCCGCGCCCAGCTCGCCACCGCCGAAACCGAGATCACCCGCCTCGAATCCCAGCTCGCCGGCCTCCCGACGGCTTGA
- a CDS encoding GNAT family N-acetyltransferase, giving the protein MTDTFRFRPATADNAAFLDELTVEAFNWAPDRAELTLEQIRADASLAKYLAPWPAAGEFGVVAESLAGDPAGAAWLRYFPASSPGYGYVAEDVPELTLAVVPDWRGMGLGRLLLSELAAASRTAGIARISLSVERANHAAKLYAAAGYEVVGGDADADTMVLTL; this is encoded by the coding sequence GTGACCGACACCTTCCGATTCCGCCCCGCGACGGCGGACAACGCGGCGTTCCTCGACGAGCTCACGGTGGAGGCGTTCAACTGGGCGCCGGACCGGGCTGAGCTGACGCTGGAGCAGATCCGTGCGGACGCTTCTCTGGCGAAGTACCTGGCGCCCTGGCCGGCTGCCGGCGAGTTCGGGGTCGTGGCCGAGTCTCTGGCCGGCGACCCGGCGGGGGCGGCGTGGCTGCGGTACTTCCCGGCTTCGTCGCCGGGCTACGGCTACGTGGCGGAGGACGTGCCGGAGCTGACGCTCGCCGTCGTCCCCGACTGGCGCGGCATGGGCCTCGGACGGCTGCTGCTCTCGGAGCTCGCTGCGGCTTCGCGTACTGCGGGGATCGCGCGAATCAGTCTGAGCGTGGAACGGGCCAACCACGCGGCGAAGCTCTACGCGGCCGCTGGCTACGAGGTGGTGGGCGGGGATGCGGACGCCGACACGATGGTCTTGACGCTCTGA
- a CDS encoding ClpX C4-type zinc finger protein: MVLDKELLEQARVARDRLLNLQHDADTAKVDYHHLIRVLHASGASMREIAEALGMSHQRVHQIVDGGDATTPGQKPNRLLRRLSKRTPTAKVTDQLFGQLFADSRQAIAFAQEEARQLRQPYLGTEHLLLGLLRAEHTVAARVLVLAGLDVEQARDAVVRIIGRGAESAPETLNLTPRTKKVLDLAVREAKHDRSTHVRSEHLLLALLREGQGVAAKILAEASVDFEAVRKRIGWAGLGCAFCGRGGLDVGKLIAGPGLYVCDRCVGDAIALVTGGADQRGTLALVPVDTAATCNFCGKAHTEANRVAEGPSAKICRECLELCGEILAQT; this comes from the coding sequence ATGGTTCTGGACAAGGAACTGCTCGAGCAGGCGCGGGTTGCCCGTGATCGGCTGCTCAATCTGCAGCACGACGCCGATACGGCGAAGGTCGACTACCACCACCTCATCCGCGTCTTGCACGCCTCGGGCGCCTCGATGCGCGAGATCGCCGAGGCGCTCGGCATGAGTCATCAGCGCGTCCACCAGATCGTCGATGGCGGTGACGCCACCACACCTGGGCAGAAGCCCAACCGCCTCCTCCGAAGGTTGTCCAAACGGACTCCCACCGCGAAGGTCACCGACCAGCTCTTCGGGCAGCTGTTCGCCGACTCGCGGCAGGCGATCGCGTTCGCCCAGGAGGAGGCCAGGCAGCTCCGGCAGCCCTATCTCGGCACCGAGCACCTGCTGCTCGGCCTCCTCCGCGCCGAGCACACCGTTGCCGCGCGGGTGCTGGTTCTCGCGGGGCTCGACGTCGAGCAGGCCAGGGACGCGGTCGTACGGATCATCGGCCGCGGCGCCGAGTCCGCGCCGGAGACGCTCAATCTCACGCCCCGCACGAAGAAGGTGCTCGACCTCGCCGTACGCGAAGCCAAGCATGACCGGAGCACGCACGTCCGCAGCGAGCACCTGCTGCTCGCGCTGCTCCGCGAGGGCCAGGGCGTCGCGGCGAAGATCCTCGCCGAGGCGAGCGTCGACTTCGAGGCTGTCCGCAAGCGCATCGGCTGGGCCGGGCTCGGCTGCGCGTTCTGCGGCCGCGGCGGGCTGGACGTCGGCAAGCTCATCGCGGGTCCCGGGCTGTACGTGTGCGACCGCTGCGTCGGCGACGCCATCGCCCTGGTCACCGGCGGAGCGGACCAGCGCGGCACCCTCGCGCTCGTCCCAGTCGACACAGCAGCCACCTGCAACTTCTGTGGCAAGGCGCACACAGAGGCCAACCGCGTCGCGGAAGGCCCGAGCGCGAAGATCTGCCGCGAGTGCCTGGAGCTGTGCGGCGAGATCCTCGCTCAGACCTGA
- a CDS encoding FG-GAP-like repeat-containing protein, protein MKTVRSLMIVVPFVIALAVAGSSVSAAPVQTQATAVVAQDWLAIADQAAAESATAMPFVESDGGGAIPVWWIAPVAYYAGKKFGWQDSRTTYWTSRVLARKNPDGGYGLGYAWDWRGDGTTNPANTSYTITTAGHVGRTLIAAYDDGGFFVNEIKQAATSLLNTSTTAGGKCISYSNSTHDRNKPCVFNVTAHGAWFLWSAARRGLYPAGRQAEMDTKWRTWRDYTWTHFRDDLEGYAGAPGWAYEQGQNVLQDPWHHAATVWPLYEMDPVTGLKGLNGHYANYGSTNGANADLVVYDCARIAPALLADVRRRATEPYTTQRDRLTKRSRWALMAMHVHHACYSSDGPHALGNFDGDTKADLATWRPDGTWWVQKSGGGTVDGAQWGQAGDIPRVYDLDADGKDDYAVFRPDSATWWIQHADGTQRTNVAWGKRGDVPLVGDVDGDGKGDLVTWRAKEALWSVSYSGGGTLSVKHGAIGDLPLLGDIDGDHKDDLILRRPSTGKFHVRFANGTTLVHGWGGKANDVPLIGDVDGDDKDDYVVWAPGGAFWVSYAAGGSLNNFAWGQPGDVPLLGDVNGDGKEDLVVFRPSNATWHVAYTGGGTLVDVQWGAANDVPA, encoded by the coding sequence ATGAAGACCGTGCGCTCGTTGATGATCGTCGTACCTTTCGTGATCGCGCTTGCGGTAGCCGGTAGTAGCGTTTCCGCGGCGCCTGTGCAGACCCAAGCCACGGCGGTCGTCGCCCAGGACTGGCTGGCGATCGCCGACCAGGCCGCGGCGGAGTCCGCGACCGCGATGCCGTTCGTCGAGTCCGACGGCGGCGGCGCGATCCCAGTCTGGTGGATCGCTCCCGTCGCCTACTACGCCGGGAAGAAGTTCGGCTGGCAGGACTCGCGGACGACGTACTGGACGAGCCGCGTGCTCGCCCGCAAGAACCCCGACGGCGGCTACGGCCTCGGGTACGCGTGGGACTGGCGCGGCGACGGGACGACGAACCCGGCCAACACCTCCTACACGATCACCACCGCCGGCCACGTCGGCCGCACGCTGATCGCGGCGTACGACGACGGCGGGTTCTTCGTGAACGAGATCAAGCAGGCCGCGACGTCGCTGCTCAACACCTCGACGACCGCGGGCGGCAAATGCATCTCGTACTCCAACTCCACCCACGACCGGAACAAGCCCTGCGTGTTCAACGTGACCGCGCACGGCGCCTGGTTCCTGTGGAGTGCCGCCCGCCGCGGACTGTATCCCGCCGGGCGGCAGGCCGAGATGGACACCAAGTGGCGTACCTGGCGCGACTACACCTGGACGCACTTCCGCGACGACCTCGAGGGCTACGCGGGCGCTCCCGGCTGGGCGTACGAGCAGGGCCAGAACGTCCTGCAGGACCCGTGGCACCACGCGGCCACGGTCTGGCCGCTGTACGAGATGGATCCGGTGACGGGCCTCAAGGGTCTGAACGGCCACTACGCCAACTACGGCTCGACGAACGGCGCCAACGCCGACCTCGTCGTCTACGACTGCGCGCGCATCGCGCCCGCCCTGCTCGCCGACGTGCGGCGGCGCGCGACCGAGCCGTACACGACGCAGCGCGACCGGCTCACCAAGCGCTCGCGGTGGGCGCTGATGGCGATGCACGTGCACCACGCCTGCTACAGCTCCGACGGCCCACACGCGCTCGGCAACTTCGACGGCGACACGAAGGCCGACCTCGCGACCTGGCGTCCGGACGGGACCTGGTGGGTGCAGAAGTCCGGCGGCGGCACGGTCGACGGCGCGCAGTGGGGCCAGGCCGGCGACATCCCGCGCGTGTACGACCTGGACGCGGACGGCAAGGACGACTACGCGGTGTTCCGGCCGGACAGTGCGACCTGGTGGATCCAGCACGCGGACGGGACCCAACGGACGAACGTGGCGTGGGGCAAGCGCGGCGATGTCCCACTCGTCGGCGACGTCGACGGCGACGGCAAGGGCGACCTGGTGACCTGGCGGGCGAAGGAGGCGCTCTGGAGCGTCTCGTACTCCGGCGGCGGCACGTTGTCGGTCAAGCACGGCGCGATCGGCGACCTTCCGTTGCTCGGCGACATCGACGGTGACCACAAGGACGACCTGATCCTGCGCCGGCCGTCGACGGGGAAGTTCCACGTGCGGTTCGCGAATGGAACGACGCTCGTGCACGGTTGGGGTGGCAAGGCGAACGACGTTCCGCTGATCGGCGATGTCGACGGAGACGACAAGGACGACTACGTGGTCTGGGCGCCGGGCGGCGCGTTCTGGGTGTCGTACGCCGCCGGTGGCAGCCTGAACAACTTCGCGTGGGGCCAGCCCGGCGACGTGCCGCTGCTCGGCGATGTGAACGGGGACGGCAAGGAGGACCTCGTGGTGTTCCGGCCGTCGAACGCGACCTGGCACGTCGCGTACACCGGCGGCGGCACGCTCGTGGACGTGCAGTGGGGCGCCGCGAACGACGTTCCGGCCTGA